Genomic window (Chondrocystis sp. NIES-4102):
CGTCTACCAAAATATCTTTATGGGTTAATTGGTAGTCAGGTTGTCCTTCATGGGCAATACATTGATTGATTTTTGTCGAAAATTTTGGTAAAGAATAGGACTCTTGCTCTCTTACTTTGGCTTTTTGAGAACTTAATTCTTTAATTTGATTACTAATTTGCTCGATCAGGTTGTGTAGACGGTCTATTTTGTCTCTTAATTCGTTAATTTGTATTTGCAATGTATCCATAAAATTTCCTGGGGTCTATGTTCAAGTGACTTTATTTTTATGCTAAAAGCAATATCAGAAAAAATTACCACTATTCCTGATTCATTTAATAATTGCCCAATTTATTTTCGTTAAGATATTCTGACTGGTTTAAATTGTCAATCTCTCACTAAAAAAGTTTGTAAACTTGCTCTTAAAATATATTTCATCCTGTAGACACAATTATTAATTTTATCTAGGTATATTTACCTGAAGATCTTATTTTTGAATGATAATGAAATCCGCCATATCTCGTCGTTATTTTCTCTACGCTAGTCTTGGTGCTACTTTGAGTCAAATTTTGGGAGGTTGTAGTAATTCAGCAACAATTACACAAATATTATTTTTAGAAAATTCTATTCCTGTCCAGTTAATTAAGGACTTTCAGAAAACACTTAAATCTGACAATAAAACTGATTTTCAACCTCAAAACCAATTCAAGCAAATATTTGATTCACTTACTCGTTGGCAACAAAGCAAGAATGAAGATAAAAAAACTCAGGGATTGATAGATAAAATACTAAATAGACCGATAATTTATCCCAGTGTAACTAGTTTAGGAGACTTTTGGTTGTCTGATGCCATTGAGCAAAACCTGATTAAACCTTTGGCAATTAATAATTTAGCAGGTTGGCAAAAACTCCCTAAAACTTGGCAACAATTAGTTCAACGTAATCAACAAGGGTATTTAACCCAAGAAGGTACAATTTGGGGTGCGCCCTATCGTTGGGGTAGTACAGTAATTGCTTATCAAAGTAAGAAGTTAGAAAAGTTAAATATTACCATTAAAGATTGGCAGGATCTTTGGCAACCAGAATTACGCGATCGCCTTTCTTTGTTAGATTCATATCGAGAAGTTATTGGTTTAACTCTCAAAAAAATGGGTTATTCTTACAACACGCAAAATATTAATTCAATCTCTAATTTAGAAAAGGAATTATTAGCTTTACATAAACAAACAAAATTATACAGTTCGGATCGTTATTTAGAGCCTTTGGTATTAGGTGATACATTGGTTGCAGTTGCTTGGTCTTCGGATATATTACCTATACTTAAACAATATCCTGAAATTAAATTTATTATTCCGCCTTCAGGTACATCTTTATGGGCAGATATTTGGGTAGAACCTCAGATATCCCAAGTAAGTAATAAGGATCACAATCAAGCTTTAATTAATTCATGGATTGATTTTTGCTGGCAATCGAAGGCAGCCCAACAAATATCTTTATTTACTTCAGGAATTTCTCCTATTACTCGCTCTTTAAAGAGATCAGAACTATCTACAGATCTGCAAGATAATGTATTTATTAATTCAGAGGTTTTATATTCCGAAAAAAGTGAATTTCTCCTACCTCTAGAACCAGCAATTAACCAGCAATATCGAGATTTATGGCTTAAAATTAGGCAATAAGTAGTGATAATTGAACATTATTTATTACCCTTATGAATATTGCTTGGCAGACAGTTAAAGATAGATTTAAACAAGTTTGGGGATATGAAGATTTTAGATATCCTCAAGGAGAGATAATTGCTACTCTCTTAGCCAGAAAAGATACTTTAGTAATTCTGCCAACGGGTGGGGGTAAATCTATTTGTTTTCAGTTACCAGCACTATTACAGACAGGATTAACTATTGTCATCTCTCCTTTAGTTGCTTTAATGGAAAATCAGGTAAAACAACTACAGCAATTAAAATTACCTGGAGCATTATTACATAGTGAATTATCGCGTTTAGAAAGAAAACAAATCTTACAAGCAATTAAGGATCAAAAATTAAGCCTGTTATATTTATCTCCAGAAACCTTACTTAGTCTGCCTGTTTGGGAAATTATTTCGCATCCCCAAATTAAAATTACTGCAATAGTTTTAGATGAGGTTCATTGCCTAACTCAATGGGGAACTACATTTCGCCCTGCTTATCGTCGTTTAGGGGCAGTGCGTCGTAGCTTATTAAAGTATAAACCATCTGGGACAAAAATAGCGATCGCAGCTTTTACCGCCACCGCCGATCCTCCAGCACAAGCAGCAATTATTCAAGTATTAGAATTACAGCAACCAGAAGTTTTTTTAGTTAGTCCCTATCGTCCTAATATAAATTTAAATATCAAAACTATTTGGACTCCCAAAGGTAGGAAACAAGCAACTTTAAAGTTTATTCAAGCTCACCCTAATCAATCTGGTTTAGTTTACGTGCGATCGCGCGACTGTAGTCAAAACCTAGCAGCTTGGTTAAAATCTGAAAATTACGCTGTTGCAGCATATCATGCAGGTTTAATTACTCAAGAAAGAAGAAAAATAGAGCAAGACTGGCTTACAGACAAAATTCAATTTGTAATTTGTACCTCTGCTTTTGGCATGGGAATAGATAAACCCGATGTACGTTGGATCATTCATTTTCACGCACCAGAATTATTAGCTGAATATATCCAGGAAATCGGTAGAGGTGGTAGAGATGGTAAACCTGCTGAAGCTTTAACTTTAGTCAGTGAGTCTACTGGTTGGCTTAACCCTGAAGATAAACAACGTAGTCAATTTTTTACCCGTAAATTAACACAACAATATCAACAAGCACAACAAATAGTAAAACAATTACCTAGTCAAGGTACAGTTGCCACAATTAAAGAACAATTTCCTCAAGGAGAAATTACTTTAGGCATTCTACATAGTTTAGGTTTAATTGACTGGCAAGATCCTTTTCATTACCGTAAACGCACATCTGCAATTAGTTTAAATCAGTTAACTAACAGCCAGAAACATCATCAACAACAAATGCAAACTTATTTAATAACAAAACAATGTCGTTGGCAATTTTTATTACAGGCTTTCGGATTTAATAAAGAAGCAGAGAAATTCAGATGTGGGCATTGTGATAATTGTTGTCGAATTAGAGGCAAAGATAAAATGATAAGAGAAGACTGGCGCAATTTAAAGTTATGAAGAGCATTAGAGAATAATTAGATCGTAAACTAAATAACTTATCTCCCGCACAACTAAATTAAGTTTTTCAATTTGTAGAGTCGATGGAACAAAAACCCTCTGGGAATACAGAGTATCATTTAACCAATGAAGATATAGACACAATTCTCGAATCATACCGTCAGCAAAATAAACAACGACCTATTGGGCTTGCTAAAGGGAAATTTACTGTTCCTGATGAAATTTTAGATTTATTTAATAACCCTTGATGAAGTTGTTTCTGGATACGACATTTTTCTTTTGCTTATCAATATAGTCAAGCAATTCAAGATCCTAATAATCAAAAGTTTCTAAGTGTTGTCTCAATTTAGGAGTGTGTTATTAAGTATCAGATAGGGAAATTAAATTTTTCTAGTTGCTTGAAATAATATCAAGAAGCTTTCTGAATCAAAGGGTTAATTACTAAACACAGATAGTTTAATAAATAGAGTTTGTCGAAAATAATTTTAGTTAATCAAGTTACTTAAAAACATCATTTTATATTGAGTGATTTTGCTCATTGTGTAGTTTAAGTAATAGAAATATTATGATGTCATAATAATATACATTATCACTTCTTATGAGTATTAAAATATTTCGTGCAGTTAAAGGAATTAGTATCTTTGTAATAGATTCTCTAAATTTTATCTTTATACTTCCAGCTTCTAGCTAATCAACGACATCTTGCTCCAATTATTGGATTAATCCTAATACTGGATTAAAAGAGTGCTTGGATAAAGGAAATACAAGACTATTGGCTGCCCCTTCTAACTTAAATAACTCTTCTACTGATTCCTCTAGTAACTATTCTGATAAACCTTGTTCTGGTTTAAAATTAAATATAGAAGAATTTTTTTCTTCAGAAGGAGGAACATTTACTAAAGTATTTGGCACTATTAAAAATAATGGTAATCAAACTTATAGATATATTGAAATTAATATTCAATATTTAGAAAAAGACAGAATCATAGATGATGGATTTACTATAGTAAGACCTGGAATTTTGAGTCCTGGACAAACTGGAACTTGGAGTGATTTTACTACAGATGATAGAGCAACAAAAGTAAAAACAACTTCTATGACCTGCAAACTGGCTTAGAAAAGAAAAGCTTTAATATACCAACTTTTCCTAAGTGCTTCCTATTTTCTTAAAGCAAGAGTAAAGTAAGCAACCAAACTACTTTAAAATTTAAAAACTAAAATATTAAAAATGTCTAGTAAAGAAGTAAAAATTGATGACTGTGAAAAGGTACTTTTGCTCAGAATAAACAAGAGATATCACAAAAATATATCAAAAGAAGAATTATATGAAGCAACAAGAGGAATTTGGAAAATAAATCAATTAAGAGCTAATAATGTAGAGTATGCTTTTGCTTTGTTTGAAGGAATTATTATAGAAGTATACAAAATAAATCAATGGTATAAAGCAGGCACTTTAAAATATTCATTTACAGACACTTCTTCTTTTGCTAATTCAGGACGTTGGGAATTTAAAGGAGAAATAGCTGACAATAATCTGATACGTAAATATAGAGGTAAATCAGTACGAAAGTATTTTAAACCAGGAAATCAAAACCCAATTAAATACGTAAACTGTTAATCTGGAGATGTAAAGTGATCGCTATTAGTTAATGACTTTGACAAAAGCAAAAATATGCAACTTCAGCAAACAATAAAATCTTTTATTCGCCCAGGAGAACGGAGCGGTTATATTGCCGAATGTTTATAAATTTCGGTTGTGACTCAAGGAGAAACTTTAGATGAGGTTGTTCAAAACTTGAGAGAAACTGTTTCTCTACATTTAGAAGATGAAAATCCAGCCGAGTTTGGATTAATTGATCATCCTTCGATTTTGGTTACATTTGATCTACAGCCTAACTATGCCAAAGCTTAAAAGATTATCGGGTGCAGAAGTTATAGCTATTCTAAGGCAATTTGGCTTTGAAGTTTATAGCCAAAAAGGAAGTCACGTTAAATTGCCTCGGATTAGTATATCGGGTAAAGAAACTTTAACAGTTCCCAATCACCGTCAGTTAGATACAGGAACTTGTCGCGCAATATATAGATAGGCTTGTCGATATATTCCTGAATCAGATGTGTTTAGTTATTTTTATGAGTAAGAAAAGAACGTACAAAATTACAACCCAGGACTTGTATTTATAAATAGTTGTCCCTGTAAATGATTCTCAATTAAATTTACTTCAAATACTTCTGCGAAAGCTTTAGCTACCTGAATTCTTACCTCATCTACTGAAATATTTGGTACAAACTCAACTAAACTTCCTACAGGCTTATCTGCAATACCACAGGGAATTATATGATCAAAACCAGTCATATCTGGACAGACATTTATAGAGAAGCCGTGCATAGTGATCCAACGACGAACTTTAATGCCAATGGCTGCAATTTTTTTTCCTTCCAACCATACCCCAGTAAACTTAGGAATACGATAGGCATTTAAACCATAAGTAGCTACAGTTTTAATAATAACAGTTTCTAATTGCCTCAAATACCAATGTAAATCCTGTTGATAATAACGCAAATTAAGGATTGGATAACCTACCAATTGATTGGGACAATGATAGGTGACTTCTCCGCCCCTTTCAATACGATGAATTTCCAAGTCAGTTTTTTCAGGATTAAACTTTAAAAAATCAAGAATAGAACCAGTGCCTAGAGTATATACAGGCGGATGCTCAAGCAAAATTAAAATATCATTTAAATCAGGGTTATTAATTCTTGCTTCTACTAGCGATCGCTGATACGCCCATGCTTGTGCATATTTTACTATTTTTTGATTTTCTAATATACAATCCCTATAATTTTGTCTCATATTGCCAGCTTTGTTAAATAAATGTCAATCAATGTAACAGAACATCAAGAGAATTGACGTAATTGATGTTGTGCAGACTACAAAGTGTTAATCTATTAGTTATAAAGCTATTAAAAGAAAAGCATTGCTTGAGGAAATTGCCAGAAATCTAATAAAGTGCAAAACCTTAAATATCATATCTAAATTTCGTAGGCTTCAAATTAATACAAATCTCAGTTTCAGTCTAATCAATAGTAATTAATTATTATCTATTGTTTTGGTAGAAAGTGTTTCTAGATAAATATAATCTTAACTAAATCATGGGTGTGAATAGTAAGTTTGTAGATTATCTCAGAAATAGTAGTAAGAAAAACGCAAGACTAAATCGGCAGAATAATTTTAATAAATGTTCATGATTTAGTTGATTTGGAGCAACAATCTTTTTGAGATAAATTTGTATATCCTATGAAAATGAAGGTAGCAATGTAATGTATAGTATCAACTTTTTGTCAGCTTTATAACTTTCTAATATGGAGTAACAAGTATGAAGCTTTTGATCCAAGGAAATAATATTGCAGTCACAGAATCGATTCATGATTACGTAGAACAAAAAATAGAAAAAGCGATTAAACACTTTGAGAATATAACAAGTAAGGTGGATGTTCATTTATCTGTAGCACGCAATTCTAGGATCGAAAGGAAACATAAAGCAGAAGTAACAGTGTTTGCGAATGGAACAGTAATTCGCGCTCAAGAAGGTAGCGAAAATCTTTACGCAAGTATCGATATGGTTGCCGATAAAATAGCCCGTCAATTACGCAAATATAAAGAAAAGCATCTGCCTAAAAAAGCTCATGCTAATCTGCGTTCAGAAGATGCAAACGAAGATAGTATTTCAGAACTAACTCAATTAAATAGCGATCGCGACCCCGAATTACCAGCAGAAGTGGTAAGAACTAAATATTTTGCTATGCCCCCTATGACTCCTGAAGAAGCATTAGAACATCTTCAATTAGTCGATCACGACTTTTATATGTTCAAGAATAGTGAGACGGGAGAAATTAATGTAATATATACCAGAAATCATGGTGGCTATGGGGTAATACAACCTCGTTTAGACAGTACTAGTCAAAATGGCAATTCTGCTCATTGATATATTGGATAAATTTACTAATTAATCGATTGAGTTAAGTAGAGAAGTAGAGGATGATAGGGAGGTTAAGAGGTATAATCATCTGATCACATTCCTCGTACAAGACTAACTATAATACTCCACTACTTCTTCAGTATCAGAATTTAAAGATTGCACAATAAATGGGAAACCTGCCCCTGCCAAACCTTGTTTAAGGCGATCGCTTGTAGCTTCAAAAACCACAAATAAAGGATTAATCATTTCTGCCTTTTCACTAAACATATGTTGTTCTTTAGGTGGCATTAACCATTCATAATCTTGATCCAAAAAAATCTGAGTTTGACGCCAGCGAGCTATAAGATCAGAAAAATCTTCTTCTGGGCGATGAATAAAGACAATAATTTCTGTCCCAACTTTAATTTTCCATTCAGGATCGCACATCAAAATAGCCAAATCACAGGGAACGGAAGTAGCAATTCGGGGCGTTATACTGTGTATAGATTCCTTTATAGCCAATTCTCTACGGCGAATACGAACAACAGGTAAAGGAATGGTAATTAAACTTTGTTCTGGACGGCGAATACTAGGAACAGCCTCAAGATAAGGACGATATTGCTTAAGTAGGGCGATCGCTCCACTACGAGTACTATATTCTGCTAGAAAAGTTTCATAATCAGACTTGTTAACAGGCATAAGGTGGTGTTGTAAATAGTGCTTAGGAAATAATCGCGCGTCAAAATTTATCCCAATTGATCAAAAATAGCAAACATAGGTAAATACATAGAAAGCAAAATTGTCCCTACCATTATGGCAATACCCACCATCATAAGAGGTTCAATCATACTAGTAAGAGCTTTAACTGCTTGCTCAACTTCCTCTTCATAGAAGTCGGCAACTTTTTCCATCATGCCATCCAACTCCCCAGTTTCTTCGCCAATACTGATCATTTGAATTGCTAGAGGTGGAAAAACATTTTCCTTTTGAATTGCCAGAGAAATCATCCCACCCTGTTGAATATCATTCTTAGCAGCCATAATCGCATTGACTAATACTTGATTGCCAATTGTGTCACAAACAATATCAAAACATTGCAACACAGGCACACCTGAGCGAGTTAAAGTTCCAAAAATTCGGCAAAAACGAGCCACGGCAATTTTTTCATTTAAATCACCAAATAAAGGAGCTTTGAGCATAAAACCATCGATCTGTAGACGACCGACTGGCGTTTTATAATATGTGCGGAATAAGAAACTAATTACTATAAATCCTACAATTGGAATAACTACTTTCCAACTACGGAGGATGCCACTAATAGCTAACATGGTTCTGGTTAAAAGGGGTAATTCACCCCCTAACTTATCAAAAATACCAGCAAAGACTGGGATTAAGAAAATAGTCATCCCCAAAAAAGCAATTAATGCAAAAATACCAACTGTTACAGGGTAAGCCATCGCCGACTTAATTTGATTCTGTAACTTTGCCATATCCTCTAAAAGTGTTGAAAGTCTCATTAATACTTCATCAAGTACCCCACCAGCTTCCCCTGCTTCAACCATTGCCACATATAAATTATTGAAACATTCAGGGTGCTTGCTCATTGATTCCGACAAACTTATACCCTGTTGCACTTCGGCACTAATTTCTAATAAAGCTTTTTTTAATTTCGGGTTAGGAGCTTGATCTGAAAGGATGCCCAAAGCGCGAATAATCGCTACACCTGCGTTAACCATAACGGAAAACTGGCGCGAAAATATTGCTTTATCCTTAACCTTGACTTTAGCTAAAGCCATTTGTAGCTGCGATAGGTCAATTTCAAAACCAGATTTATCAATTTTACCGACAGCAACATATCTATTTTTTAAAACAGAACGAGCTTGTTCGGGAGAGGCTGCCTCTATTTTCTCTTTAAAGACCTTCCCTGAATGATCTCTAACCTTTGCTATATATATGGACATGAAAATAAACCAATAATTAATTTACTGATAAACGTATTGAATACTTTTTAGGTTTGTAAGACTAATACACCAAGATATTTTTTAACGCTGTTTAGAATTTGTATTAGATACCATGCCTGTACCAGCAGCACCAACAAGACGTTGCAATTCATCGGGTCGAGAACTTTTAGCGATCGCTTCTTCAATGCTGACTATGCCTTTTTTCACAAAGTCTGCTAACGCTTGTTCCATTGTCTGCATATCCATTTTCGCTCCCGTTTGAATCGAGGAATATACCATTGCAGCTTTCCCTTCCCGAATCAAGTTGGCGATCGCTGGCGTGACTACCATAATTTCCTGCGCCATCACTCGTCCGAATTCTCCTGGTTTGGGATTTTTCTTTTTAACTAAAGTCTGACTAAAAACAGCAATTAAAGAGTTTGACAACATCGCCCGAATTTGCGCTTGTTGACCTGCGGGAAAAACGTCAATGATCCGATCAACTGTTCCCGAAGCAGAGTTTGTATGAAGTGTTCCAAAAACTAAGTGACCAGTTTCGGCTGCGGAGATTGCCAAAGCGATGGTTTCCAAGTCTCGCATCTCTCCTACTAAAATAATATCTGGATCTTCCCTTAATGCAGCTTTTAAGGCATTGGCAAAGCTTTTAGTATCTTCTCCCTTTTGTCTTTGATGAAATAAACTTTTAATATTGTCAAAAACATATTCAATTGGATCTTCTACTGTTAAAATATGCTCCCCTCTGGTACGGTTAATTAAATCCAACATGGCTGCTAAAGTGGTGGTTTTTCCCGATCCCGTCGGTCCTGTAACCAAAACCAAGCCCCTGGGTCGTTCGGTAATTCTTCTTACTACATCAGGTAATCCCATCTGCTCGAAATTAGGAATTTTAGATGATAATGCTCGTAAACAAGAAGCGTAACAACCTCTTTCTTTATAGACATTAACCCGAAAACGAGCTAACCCTTTAACCCCATAGGCACAATCTAACTCCCAATTCTGTTCTAATTCCTTTCTTTGGTTGTTATTGAGCATACTAAAAATCAGCCTTTGACACTCTTGAGGATTAAGCTCTTCGCCAATAGGAGTTAACTTACCACTGATGCGAAAATAAACTGGCGCACTAGCCTGAATGTGCATATCTGAGCCACCCATTTCAACCAGTTGTTCCATTAAATCTTCAATCATCAAATCCATAATTTTGTCCTCTTAAAATTTTTTAAATTAAGTTTTATCTGTAATCGATTACTAGTTAGCGATATTTGAGTTATTTATTATTTAGGTAAAACGTGGAGTCATACAATAAGGGCAATCCAACCATTCAGGTTTTAATTCCGCGCTACAGGTGCGACAAACTAAACCACTTTTTTGCTTGGCTTTCCTTTCTGCTTCCACACCAGAGTCGGTAAAGGTTACCCTTTCCACTTCTTCTAAGGTTGTGTGTCCTTCTTTTACTAGGTTTAAGCTATATGCCAAGATAGTAATCATGCCTTGCTCTACTGCTACTTCCTTGATGCGATCGGTATTTGCCCCTTCATTAATCAAGCTTTCCAATCTTTCAGAATTTTTCATCACTTCGTAGACCCCGACACGTCCCTTGTACCCGACCCCACCACATTTTGCACAAAGAGTTCCATTAGCTTTTGCCTTAGCAGTTTCTTCAGTATCTAATTTGTTGGCTTTATAAAATGTGAC
Coding sequences:
- the lrtA gene encoding light repressed protein A homolog; the protein is MKLLIQGNNIAVTESIHDYVEQKIEKAIKHFENITSKVDVHLSVARNSRIERKHKAEVTVFANGTVIRAQEGSENLYASIDMVADKIARQLRKYKEKHLPKKAHANLRSEDANEDSISELTQLNSDRDPELPAEVVRTKYFAMPPMTPEEALEHLQLVDHDFYMFKNSETGEINVIYTRNHGGYGVIQPRLDSTSQNGNSAH
- a CDS encoding lipoate-protein ligase B, which codes for MRQNYRDCILENQKIVKYAQAWAYQRSLVEARINNPDLNDILILLEHPPVYTLGTGSILDFLKFNPEKTDLEIHRIERGGEVTYHCPNQLVGYPILNLRYYQQDLHWYLRQLETVIIKTVATYGLNAYRIPKFTGVWLEGKKIAAIGIKVRRWITMHGFSINVCPDMTGFDHIIPCGIADKPVGSLVEFVPNISVDEVRIQVAKAFAEVFEVNLIENHLQGQLFINTSPGL
- a CDS encoding type II secretion system protein, producing the protein MSIYIAKVRDHSGKVFKEKIEAASPEQARSVLKNRYVAVGKIDKSGFEIDLSQLQMALAKVKVKDKAIFSRQFSVMVNAGVAIIRALGILSDQAPNPKLKKALLEISAEVQQGISLSESMSKHPECFNNLYVAMVEAGEAGGVLDEVLMRLSTLLEDMAKLQNQIKSAMAYPVTVGIFALIAFLGMTIFLIPVFAGIFDKLGGELPLLTRTMLAISGILRSWKVVIPIVGFIVISFLFRTYYKTPVGRLQIDGFMLKAPLFGDLNEKIAVARFCRIFGTLTRSGVPVLQCFDIVCDTIGNQVLVNAIMAAKNDIQQGGMISLAIQKENVFPPLAIQMISIGEETGELDGMMEKVADFYEEEVEQAVKALTSMIEPLMMVGIAIMVGTILLSMYLPMFAIFDQLG
- a CDS encoding ATP-dependent DNA helicase RecQ, producing MNIAWQTVKDRFKQVWGYEDFRYPQGEIIATLLARKDTLVILPTGGGKSICFQLPALLQTGLTIVISPLVALMENQVKQLQQLKLPGALLHSELSRLERKQILQAIKDQKLSLLYLSPETLLSLPVWEIISHPQIKITAIVLDEVHCLTQWGTTFRPAYRRLGAVRRSLLKYKPSGTKIAIAAFTATADPPAQAAIIQVLELQQPEVFLVSPYRPNINLNIKTIWTPKGRKQATLKFIQAHPNQSGLVYVRSRDCSQNLAAWLKSENYAVAAYHAGLITQERRKIEQDWLTDKIQFVICTSAFGMGIDKPDVRWIIHFHAPELLAEYIQEIGRGGRDGKPAEALTLVSESTGWLNPEDKQRSQFFTRKLTQQYQQAQQIVKQLPSQGTVATIKEQFPQGEITLGILHSLGLIDWQDPFHYRKRTSAISLNQLTNSQKHHQQQMQTYLITKQCRWQFLLQAFGFNKEAEKFRCGHCDNCCRIRGKDKMIREDWRNLKL
- a CDS encoding periplasmic polyamine-binding protein yields the protein MKSAISRRYFLYASLGATLSQILGGCSNSATITQILFLENSIPVQLIKDFQKTLKSDNKTDFQPQNQFKQIFDSLTRWQQSKNEDKKTQGLIDKILNRPIIYPSVTSLGDFWLSDAIEQNLIKPLAINNLAGWQKLPKTWQQLVQRNQQGYLTQEGTIWGAPYRWGSTVIAYQSKKLEKLNITIKDWQDLWQPELRDRLSLLDSYREVIGLTLKKMGYSYNTQNINSISNLEKELLALHKQTKLYSSDRYLEPLVLGDTLVAVAWSSDILPILKQYPEIKFIIPPSGTSLWADIWVEPQISQVSNKDHNQALINSWIDFCWQSKAAQQISLFTSGISPITRSLKRSELSTDLQDNVFINSEVLYSEKSEFLLPLEPAINQQYRDLWLKIRQ
- a CDS encoding twitching motility protein; translation: MDLMIEDLMEQLVEMGGSDMHIQASAPVYFRISGKLTPIGEELNPQECQRLIFSMLNNNQRKELEQNWELDCAYGVKGLARFRVNVYKERGCYASCLRALSSKIPNFEQMGLPDVVRRITERPRGLVLVTGPTGSGKTTTLAAMLDLINRTRGEHILTVEDPIEYVFDNIKSLFHQRQKGEDTKSFANALKAALREDPDIILVGEMRDLETIALAISAAETGHLVFGTLHTNSASGTVDRIIDVFPAGQQAQIRAMLSNSLIAVFSQTLVKKKNPKPGEFGRVMAQEIMVVTPAIANLIREGKAAMVYSSIQTGAKMDMQTMEQALADFVKKGIVSIEEAIAKSSRPDELQRLVGAAGTGMVSNTNSKQR